Within Epilithonimonas zeae, the genomic segment TTGTCGCCAATAGTTTTCACTTTCTTCATTTGACCTTCGCCCATATCGATTTTGATCTGTTCATTTTCCGGCAGCTCTTCTTTGTCATCCACATAGACTGAAGCGATAATCACATCGTTTTGAAGAATCGGTAAAATATCATCCTGACTCCAGACAAATTCCTCCATTTTTCGGCAATTTTCGCAACCATAACCAGTGAAATCAATCAAAACAGGCTTGTTTTCTTTCTTAGCTACTTCTATCGCTTCAAAATAATTATGATAAGGCTTTAAGCCAAGAATTCCGTCTTTCTCTTCGTGGAAATAACTCACGTTTAATGGCGGTAAAATCCCACTTAGCAATTGTAATTTTGGTTTTTCTGATGGAATCAATCCTTGAATCAAATACGCTACAAACACAATTCCGAAAACACCCAGAATTCTTCTTCCTAAACTAATTTTCGGTTTTTTATCATCGTGAGGAAATCTGATTTTCCCAAATAAATAAACCACTAATCCAATCGCAATGATAATCCAAAGCACGATGAACAATTCTCTTTTCAGCAAGAATGTTTTGGAAACCAAATCTGCTTTTGACAAGAATTTCAAAGCCAAAGCCAACTCTATAAATCCAAGAACAACTTTCACAGTGTTCATCCAGCCGCCGGATTTTGGTAAACTTTGCAACGCTTGAGGAAATAACGCTAACAATCCGAAAACCAATGCCCAAGCCAATCCAAAACCAGCCAAAGCAAACGTTAATAATGTCGGAACATTAGTCGCTCCAGCAACAACACCACCTAATAAACTTCCTAAAATTGGACCTGTACAAGAGAACGAAACAATCACTAAAGTCAAAGCCATAAAGAAAATCCCAATCAACCCGCCCGCTTCTTCCGCTTTGGAAGATTTGTTAGCGATAGAACTTGGCAATGTAATTTCGTAATATCCGAAAAAGCTCAATGCAAAGAATAAAAATATGGCGAAGAAAAATAAATTCAGCCAGATATTAGTTGAAATCTGATTGAAAATATTACCCGAAATTCCATCAATAATATGAAATGGAATACTCAATAAAACGAAAATCAGCAAAATAAAGAAACCGTAAATAAACGCATCTCTTTTTCCTTTTGCTTTGTCTTTGTTCCCTTTTGTAAAGAACGAAACCGTCAACGGAATCATTGGGAAAACGCAAGGTGTCAACAACGCAATTAGTCCGCCTAAGAATCCTAAACCGAGAACCAACCAATTGTCATCATTTGGTTTTTGCTGAGCAGCTCCGCAATTCGTCAAAGGATTTTTGAAGTCCAGAGAATTAACTTTCAAACCTTCTTGTTTGGCAACAGCAGGCGTTTCAATATTTGTAGGTTTTAGAATTGTTCCTACTTGTCCTGCCGGAGCGACTTCGTAAACTGTATCTTTTGTTTTTTCTAAAGTTCCTTCAGGAGCAACAGCCGTTTTACTTCCTTCAATTTGTTTTTCAAATTCTAAAGTATTTGGTGCCAGACAAACGCGGTCATTACAAGTCTGATACATTATTTCAGCTGTAATTGTTGCTGGTTTTGTCGCATCTTTTGGTTTGAATTTTTGCTTGAAAACGACTTTGTTTGAATAATAAACAATCTGAGCACCAAAAGCTTCCGAAAACTCATCGTGTTTTTTTCCTATTTCCTGAACTTTTCCAAGCAATTGAATTCCCTGTTTTGAAGTAATTTTAAATTCAGTTGGGATTCCGGAATCTGGTGGCAAATCTTGCGAATAAATATGCCATTTATCTTCAATAGTTCCAGTTAAAACTGCTTCATATTCGTCTTTCCCAACAGATACAACATCGAATTTGAACTTAATCGGGTTTTTTATCTGTGCATTGAAAATAGTTATTATTAATAGAAAAAGTGTTGACAACACCAGTTTGAAATCTTTCATTTTTTGATATTAAATTTTTACTTCCAGAGAATCCGAATTTTCAGAACTGAATCTCCCGTCCTGACGTAAAGGCAATACACCTAAAATTTGGTCATTCGTATCACAAAGAAGCCAGATTTTTTGCTTCGCTAAAATAGACAATTTTTCATCCTTAAAAAACTTCGAAATTTTCTTTTTACCAATCATTCCAATAGGAAAAAACAAATCACCTTCCTGTTTTTTTCTCAATTTCAAAGGTATTTGAATCTTATTTTTATCAATTTTCCAAAAACAAGTACCGAATTCCTGAATCTCACTTTTAATATTTTGAGGAATTACGATTTCATCATCAACAATTTCAAGCAAAACTTCTTCTAAATCCTCACTTCTGACTTCTAGCTTATCACTAAAAATCAATTCGTTTCTATTAATGATTAAGTGAAATTCAGAATTGAAAAATGAACTTCCGGTTTGCGCAGTGAGAACTTTCTGCATTTCGTTTTCATCATTGAAACCAAATCTTTTCAAAATCTCATATCGAATCAATTCAGATTCTTCTGAGAATTTTTGTTTATCGATTATGATTTGATTTTTGCTGGAATTTATTTTGAGAACTTCAATTTTCTCATTCACGGATTCATCAATAAAATCTTTAGCCTGATTAATATAATTGATACTTTTTGAAAAATTGGTCAGAAAATCCGGATTTACTTTTTCCAATTCAGTAACGATATTGTGCCGGATTTTATTCCTTAAATAATCTGTTTTCTGGTTGGATTGATCTTCCCGGAATTCAATCTGATTCTGTTTTGCAAAATCGTAAATCTCTTCCTTAGAAAAATCAAGAAGCGGACGAATAATTCCATTTTCATTTTTCGGAATTCCACTCAAACCTCGGATTCCTGAAGCTTTAGAAAGATTAATGATAAAAGTTTCCAATTGGTCATTCAGATGGTGTGCCGTGACTAAAAAATCAAGATTTTCTTTCTTCTGAATTTCCCTAAAAAAACGATAACGCAATTCTCTCGCCCAATTTTGAATTGAATTTTCCGGTTTCTTATCAACCTCCGAAACGTCATACAAATGAAAAGGAATCTGATGTTGGTCACAAAAGTTGGAAACCAGCTTTTGATCGAGCTTAGAATCCTCATTACGAAGATGATAATTGATGTGTGCAATTTGAAAATTAAATCCTGAAACCTGAAATAAATCAGCCAAAACCATAGAGTCCACTCCTCCACTTACAGCCAAAAGGTATGTTTTTTGTTGTGGTTGGTTGAGCATTTGCTCTAACAGATTTTGAAATTTTAAGAGACTTAACACAATTTTATAACGAAACATTAAGTTATAAGCACAAATATACAGTTATTAATTCTTACTTTTGAAACGATTTAAAAACCAATAACCGCTCAATAAAAACAATAAAACAAATAAATATTTACTATGAGATTATTTAAAATTTTGACCATTACAGCCGTGGGACTTTCCCTTGCTTCTTGTGTCAGCAAAAAACAATTCGATGCACTTAATCTGAACTACAAACAATGTATAGAAGATGCGGGTGAAAGAATGCGCCAAATCCAAGATTTGAAAGGAGAAAACTCTTCTTTGAAAGGTCAGAATGACTTGCTAGTTGGACAAAACAACGCTCTTAAATCCAGTTTGGATGCTTGTTTATCTAACGCAGGAAAAGGTTCTGCGAACATTGATAAATTAGTTGGAGAAATCAACGCTTCCAATGCTTACATCAAGCAATTGATTTCTGGAAAAAGTAAAAACGACAGTTTGAATTTGGCTTTATCTAACAAGTTAAAACGTTCTCTTGATAATGTAGCTGACCAAGATGTAGATGTGAAAGTTCTAAAAGGTGTGGTATTGATTTCATTATCAGACAAAATGCTTTACCAAGTTGGAAAATATGACATCCAACCAGCTGCAGCAGATGTTTTAGCGAAAGTTGCTAAAGTAATCAACGATTACGATACTTATAGTGTTTTGATTGAAGGTAACACAGATAACACGCCATTGAACAGTGCCAACGCGCCAAGAGACAACTGGGATCTTTCCGCATTGAGAGCGACTGCCGTTGCCAAAGTTCTTCAAAATCAGTTTGGTGTGAATCCTAACAGAATCACGGCTGGTGGTAGATCCGAGTACAACCCTAAAACGACAAACGCATCAGTTTCCGGACGTGGAGAAAACCGTAGAACGGAAATTATCATTATGCCAAAATTGGATGAGTTTATGAAGTTGATGGACATTGCTCCAGTAAAAAAATAAATAATAAAAGATGAATGATAATTAATAATTCATTCAGGATTTATAAAACTAACCTTGTCAGAAATGGCGAGGTTTTTCTTTTTTATTTGGGGCAGCATTATCCGTCTCCCGTTCATAATCTTTTTTTGCCTAAGCTTTCCAAAAGGAAAAAGGATTTCCACACAAGCCGGGCTGCAGATTCGACATCAATACAACATCGATCATAACTTAAACATTTAGTACCTTTGAACCTCAAACCAAAAACTCCGAACTCCTAATGAGTTATTTCGAAGAATTAGATAAAGAAATGGACAGATACTTGGAAGAAACCGCTTCCGAAGAACCTGCCATTCTCAAAAAATTAAGAAAAGAAACTTATCAGAAAACGACTCAACCACATATGATTTCCGGTTATCTTCAAGGTCGTCTTTTGAGCATTTTATCACATATTATCCAGCCAAAAAATGTTTTGGAAATCGGGACTTTTACAGGTTACGCAGCGTTGAGTATGGCAGAAGGCATACCGAAAGATGGGAAAATCTACACGATTGATAAGAATGAAGACCTAGCTTATATTCCACAAAAATACTTTTCAGAAAGTGATTACAAGGATCAAATCGAATTCATCATTGGTGATGCGAAAGAAGAAATCAAAAAACTGGATAAAGTTTGGGATTTGATTTTCATAGACGCGGACAAGGAAAGCTATCTGGAATATTTGAAACTCATCAAACCCAATCTCCGCTCGGGAAGTATCATTTTGATTGACAACGTTCTTTGGTACGGAAAAGTCCTTGAAAATAATCCGAAAGATAAACAAACAGAGCAAATCAAACTCGTGAATAAAATCATCGCCGAAGATTCTGATTTCGAAAATCTAATCTTACCTTTGCGAGACGGATTACACTTGATTAGAAAGAAATAATTCGTATTTTTAAATTCATAATTGATTGAAATGAATAAAGGCATTTGCAATGTTTCCATCGCGCCACTGAGAGCAGACAGTTCTGACAAAAGCGAAATCGTATCCCAACTACTTTACGGTGAGTCTGCGGATATCATCGAGGTTAAAGATAATTGGACCAAAATCATAACGCATTATGATAATTACGAAGCGTGGATGGACACAAAACAAATTTCGCCTGTTTCTGATGAATTAATAACATCAAGAAAAAGAAATCTTGTGAAAGAACCTTTCCAATCTACAATGACGGAAAGTGGAAAAGTACTTTTATCAATGGGTTCTGAAGTTAATTTTGAAACGACTGCGCCGACTCGCGGACGTGACCTCAGCGAAAGTATTGTAAATTGTGCTAAAGAGTTTCTAAATGTTCCTTATTTGTGGGGCGGAAAAAGCTTTTTCGGAATCGATTGCAGTGGTTTTACGCAAATTATTTATAAAATACACGGCATCAAAATACCAAGAGATACTTATCAGCAGGCAGAACTCGGAGAGGCATTAACTTTTATCGAAGAAGCAAAACCAGGCGATTTGGCATTTTTTGAAAATTCTGAGGGAAGGATTATCCACGTCGGCTTTATTCTGGCAGACCAAAAAATCATCCACGCTCACGGAAAAGTGAGAATTGACAGTTTAGATTCCACTGGGATCTTCAATAAAGACCAAAATAAGCATACCCATAAATTGAGATTCATCAGGTCTTATTTTTAAAATAAAAGCTTCCAAATCTGGAAGCTTTTTCTATTTATTTTAAGGGAAAAATCAACTGAGTAAATTTCTGTTCTTCATTTCTTCTTTTATTTTCCCATAGCTAAAAATATTAGCAATTACCAAAGGAATAAAAGTTAATGGCAAAATTGTAAAAACGCCAAATCCCTTACTAACTGTGATATAAAGGCAAGTTATAAGAAGCAAAATAAAAATACTGAAAAAGATTTTTAAAAACATCCTTGCTTGCTTGAATGACTTTTGTAATTCTTCATTCGATAATTCGGTGAGGTTTTGTGACTGTTTCATTACTTTATTTCTCAACTGTACTACAATTTGAATTCCAATTTGACATTGAAGAATCTTCCTGTCAATCTAACCGGCACCGGATAATACAATTGTGGCGAAGAATTCACGTCACTGATCCATTGGTTGGCAATCGTATTATTAATATTAAATGCATTGAAAATCTGAACGCCTAAAGTCAGTTCTTTAAATTTGCCCCAGAAATTACCACTTGCCTTGTTGTCTTTTTGGTCAATAAAGACTTTCGTCAGACCAATATCAACTCTTTTATAAGAAGGTAAAGTTTTCTGGTAACGGTAAGCTGCCAGATAATCCGGCAAACCTGCTGCATCAAATAAAACCGGTGTTCCAGAATTAATTCCGCTGGCGAAGGTCAGCGTTAAATTAACTCTCATACTTGGAAACTTCGGCATATAATCCTGGTAGAACATAGAAAAACGGAAACGCTGATCCGTAGGTCTAGGAATATATCCGTTTCCATCAATATTTTCATAAACTCTCGCATAGCTTGCAGAAATCCAAGAATCAACTCCCGGAACAAACTGCCCGAATAATCTTGCATCCAAACCATAAGCATAACCTTCCGCATTATTTTTACCGGAATATCTTACTCTTACATTATCCAGATAATATGGAATTAAATTTTCCATTTTCTTGTAATAAGCTTCGGTTGTCAATTTGAAAGGTTTTCTGTTATCATTATTTCCAATCTTGAATTCATAGTCGTTGGCAATGATGATCTGATAAGATTTTTGAGCTTTGATATCCGAATTGAAACTTCCTGTCAGATCCTTAATCTCCTTATAGAAAGGTGCCTGATAATAGACACCTCCGGAAACTCGGAACAACATATCCATATCCCAGTTAGGTTTGATGGCAAATTGTGCTCTTGGACTAAACAAGGTTTCTTTATTATAACTCCAGTTCTGAACTCTTGCTCCACCATTAACAAAGATTCTGTTGCTTCCCCAATAGAATTTTTTAGAGAATTGAGCATAAGCAGAAATTCTTGTCGGTGTAATATTGTTTTGTCCTGCGATGTAATATTTAAGATTAAGATCAGAAGTATCAAGATTTCCAGGAATAACGAAATCTCTAGGATTGCTGTAACCGATAGAATCTACAAACTGCCACTCATTGGTGAAATCCTTAATCGTTTCTCTTTCGAATTTTGCACCAACTTCTATATCGGTATTGACATCCGGGGAGAATTTGGTTCTGAATTGAGAACCAACAACTCTAACTAATAAGTCATTCCTTGCGTGATCGATTTGGCCACCTGCATCATAGCCTGCAACAGGATTTCCTTCCTCATCAAATGCTTCCAAGATATAACCAGAAGCCAAAGAATAGTATTCTCTTTCTCTGTTTTGGTAAGCAAAATTATCTAAACTGAACTGCCATTTTTTACTAGGTTTGAAGTTAACGCTTACCGTTCCCATCATATTTTTGTACTGATCATCTTCTTGCCCGTTGTAGAAAACAGTCAGTTTTAGAGGCTGTAAAAGACTACCAAAATCCACTTCTTTCTGCTTCGGAACCATCTGATAATCGTTTTTTGCATAGTAACCTAAGAAAGACAGAGACCACTTTTCATTGAACTGATAATTAAGATAGGTCTGCAAATCCATATATCGTGGATTGAAATCTGTATCTTCATTCAGAGTATTAAGAACCAAATTGGTATTTCTATAACGTGCAGAAACTAATCCTGTAAATTTTTTATCTTTTGATGCAAAACCAGTTGTCAAACGTCCGCCAATCAAACTTGCTTCTCCGGAAAGTTCGAATTTCTCAGGTTGTCTGTAATAAATATTAAGCGCAGAAGACATTTTATCACCATATCTCGGTTCAAACCCACCCGCAGAAAAGTTGATCATCCCTACCATATCAGGATTGATGATACTCATCCCTTCCTGCAAAGAGTTACGAGTCAAAAACGGACGATAAAGCTCAACATCATTAATGTAAATTAAGTTCTCATCATAATTTCCACCTCTTACCATAATCTGGGAAGATAACTCGGAATTGGAATTGACCGATGGTAAACTTTTCAAAAGGCCTTCCACGCCACCTCCTAAAGAAGCCACTTCTCTCGCTTCTTTCACAGATATCTCAACCGAAGTCAAATCATTGGTTTTACGGATTCCTTTTTTCTGGAAAACAACTTCCTGAATCTCTGTAGCATTAGCCACTGGTAAGAAAAGAACATTAACAGTTTGAGATTTTGGTGATGTTTTGATGGTTTTAGAAAAACCTTTGAAGTTTTCTTTTTGCACTTTCAGTTCTTTTTCAGAATCAGAAAGCGGAATTCTTACAAAACCGTTTTTATCGGTCTGATAAGTCTGGTCATTATAGGTAACCTCAGCTTCTGAAACTGCTTTACCGTCTTCATCGAGAACTTTTAAATTGATTTGAGAAAATGCCAAAACGGGCAAAAAGAAAAGAATTAAAAGAATATTTTTCAATGCGTATATTTTTAAACTAAATTTAAATTATTTTTTCTAATTTCCTTAAAGGATTACCTATATAAACCCCTTCTTGATGAATATTTTTTGTTACAACGGCACCCATTCCAATTGTTACATTATCACAAATTTCAACACCATTTTTTACAGTAGCATTGGTCCCAAAGTAAACGTTATTTCCAAATTTACAATCTCCACTTATATTAACACCAGGTGCTGTAGTAAAATAATCCCCTATAATACAGTCGTGACCTATAGTTGTATTGAGATTAATTTGACTATGTTTTCCTATCATAACATTAGTTGTAATAATTGATCCTGCAGTTACAATACCTCCCTCACCGATGATATTCTCATCATCCATTATCAACGCATTTTCATGAATCAATGTTAAATAAGAAGTATCTGTAGGCAGCCTTTCAACAATACTTTTTCTTGTTAACGGATTACCAACCCCTATTATTACGTGATATTCTTGAGAATTAAATTCATCAAATGACATTATTGGAAATTTAGTTTGATTTTTAATCAATTTATCCAAATTATCATCCATAAAGAAAATCTCATTTTTTTGAATTTCTAAAATGGAAAAAAAATTACTGTAGCTATAATAAATTTCTCTACCGAAACCTCCTGCACCAATAATGCAAATTTTTTTTATCATAAATCTTGTGTGTTATGACAAAAATAAATAATAAATAACAAAACCTTAAGAATATTTTAGAAATATTTAAGGTTTATTTCTAACTCATAAAAAAAGCCCGAATAAATCGGACTTCAATTTTATAATATCGCTTCTCTGATTCTTGTCAGTTTCCCAAGCAAGTCATCAAGCAAATCTAATTTCAACATATTCGCACCATCAGATTTCGCTACAGAAGGTTCGGGATGGGTTTCGATAAATAATCCGTCAGCTCCAACTGCAATTCCAGCTTTGGCAATCGTTTCAATCAACTCTGGTCTTCCGCCCGTCACGCCAGAATTTTGATTCGGTTGTTGAAGAGAGTGCGTTACATCCAAAATCACCGGAGAATATTCCCTCATTGTCGGTATTCCACGGAAATCTACAACCAAATCACTGTAACCAAACGTATTTCCTCTTTCGATAATTGCCGTTTTATCATTTCCGGAATCTTTCACTTTCTGAACAGCAAATTTCATTGCTTCTGGTGAAAGAAACTGTCCTTTTTTAAGCGTCACTGCTTTTCCAGTTTCTGCTGCTGCAATCAACAAATCGGTTTGTCTAACTAAGAAAGCCGGAATTTGCAAAACATCCACATATTCTGCAGCCAAAGCGGCGTGCCCATTCTCGTGAATATCTGTTGTCGTAGGAATATTGAAGGTCTCTCCCACTTTTTTAAGAATCTTCAAAGCTTTCTCGTCACCGATTCCTGTGAAAGAATCTACACGGCTTCTATTTGCCTTTCTGAAAGATCCTTTGAAAATATAAGGAATATTGTATTTGTCGGAAAGCTTCACGATATGTTCTGCAATCTGCAAAGCCATTGTTTCATCTTCGATTGCGCAAGGTCCTGCAATCAAGAAAAAGTTCTTGGAATCTTTGTGATGAATCTTATCTAAATATTGTATCATTTTTTTGATTTTAAATTATAAAGTTCAGATTGTTTTATGTCTGAAAATCGAATACAAATATACGGAATTAATGCAGGAAAACCTTTTCCAACTCAAACTATCGAAAGGGTTGAAATTATCTATTTATTAAGTTTATTAATAATCTTTTCGAACGTATTCACATTCCTGCTCGTCATTTTATCTTTCAGACTTTTCTTGCCAAGAATTTTCCCGAAATTAGAATCTAAAGTCTGTCCTTTCGGAACTTGCCAATAGAATATATTGTTGACGATTTTAGCTTTCTCTCCTTCTGCTTTGCTTGATTTCTCAAATTCTTCCAACAATGTTTCTTCTACTTTTTCTGAACCGAGGAAAACGTAATTATGAAAATTCTCGATTGTTGGAAATGGGTCATTTTTTAAAATTTCAATAACTTCTTTTTCATTTTTGATGAAAAGAAAAGCTTCGTAATTGAAATGATCTGACATTGCTTTTTCCAAAATCTTCTTTAATTCCACAGAATCTTTATCGGATTGAAACAGAATATTCCCACTCGCCAAAACCGAAGATACGTTTTGGACACCTGCATCAGTAAAGACTTTGCAGACATCTGCCATTTTCATATTGGTTCCTTTAACATTCACGCCACGGAGGAAAGCAAAAAAGTTGTTCATAGTTGATAGTTGATAGTTGATAGTTGATAGTTGATAGTTGATAGTTGATAGTTGATAGCAAAATTACACTTTAAAACTTTGACTGAGTGATAATATTTAAAACAAAAACCCTTTCAGAGCTCTAACTCTGAAAGGGTTGGTATAGTTTCAGTAGATAACTCTCTACTGCGTGACTTTCATCAATTGTTTTGTGATGTTATCCATCTTTTCAGCTTCGTAAGTCGTATCGTAATCTTTCATAATATCAAACAGATACGAGTAGAATGATGTTACTTTCTGTACATCATCTGCTTTTTTGAAAGCTTTCTCTTTGCCCATCTCCTGCAAATCCTTAATGAATGTATTGAATCTCTTATCAATGACATTCAGAGAGTTGACAAGATATTCATAACCTTTGTCTTTCTGACCGATTTTATTGTAAGCATCCGAAACTGCACCCACAACAAGGGAATATTCCATTGGTTTGGTTTTCATCTGTCTTGCTGCATAAACCTGGAACTTAGGAGATAATCTTGTGTAATAATCGTACTCTTCGAAGATTCCTTTCTTAAGGTCTTCTGCCAGTTTCAGTCCTTTTTGCTCTTGTCCTGCAACGATATAAGCGTAAACAATAGAACTCAAAGACCTTGGGTCATTATATTTTGAAACCGGGATTTCTCTGCTTGCCAAATCCAGAATTTCAATTGCCTTTTGCTTCTCACCTTTCAGCACCAATGCCTCAGCCGCTCTACTTGCCGATGATCTGTAACCGATGATATTCTGCGTACAAGTTTCGTCAAAATGGACTTTCAAATCTTTGAAATTACCCCATCTGTAATTTTTCACAATGTTGTAAAGCTCGTCCGCATTCACCATTCCTAACTCGCCATCCGGAGACTCTTCGGTTTTGATTGGAACCAATCTGTAGCTGAATCCATCAAACTTAAGATAATTGGACAAGAAGAATAGATTACTTCCGTCATAAATCCCACCGCTTGAGAAGTTGATTGGGCGTTTCCAATCGAAGTTGGCCAGGATATCCAGCATCATCATATTATTCTTGAACATACTAGAACCTTTATAATCGATGACGATTTGCTTTTCTGCTTTCTGCGCTTCGGCAGGCGTGATAATTCCTGATTTAACGGCATTATTGACATTGACTGGAAGTACAAATTTGGAAACCGGAAGGAAGTTGAATTTCTGATAACGCTCTTCTCCGAAAATCATTTTCACGATTTCATCTTTTTCCGGCGATTTCATTTTCAGGAAGTTAACAGCTTCCTTCATCGTGATCGAATCCTGAGTCAGATATTTTCTGAAGGCTGCAAATTCTGTATCCGGTGCGCCTTGGTCTTTTAGATTAGCAAAAATATTAGACCAATCGTCTTTCGTCATCATATAAACCTGGTCATTGGAACCTTCACGATAATCTTCGTGAGTCAAAGTTGACGGAACAGGCATAGAGTTATATGTTCTTCTTTTAACCTGATCGATATTCCAAGGCGTAGATAACAATGTAAAATTCACAACTTTTACGTCTGGACGAAATTCCTCAGTCTCCTGAATGGCCCAAACCGGATAGGTATCATTATCACCATAAACGAACATTATTCCGTTTTTAGGCAAAGATTTCAAACTAGAATAAGCATAATCGTAAGCTGTGTAACGCCCGCTTCTGTCGTGAACATTATAGTTCTG encodes:
- a CDS encoding protein-disulfide reductase DsbD family protein, whose product is MKDFKLVLSTLFLLIITIFNAQIKNPIKFKFDVVSVGKDEYEAVLTGTIEDKWHIYSQDLPPDSGIPTEFKITSKQGIQLLGKVQEIGKKHDEFSEAFGAQIVYYSNKVVFKQKFKPKDATKPATITAEIMYQTCNDRVCLAPNTLEFEKQIEGSKTAVAPEGTLEKTKDTVYEVAPAGQVGTILKPTNIETPAVAKQEGLKVNSLDFKNPLTNCGAAQQKPNDDNWLVLGLGFLGGLIALLTPCVFPMIPLTVSFFTKGNKDKAKGKRDAFIYGFFILLIFVLLSIPFHIIDGISGNIFNQISTNIWLNLFFFAIFLFFALSFFGYYEITLPSSIANKSSKAEEAGGLIGIFFMALTLVIVSFSCTGPILGSLLGGVVAGATNVPTLLTFALAGFGLAWALVFGLLALFPQALQSLPKSGGWMNTVKVVLGFIELALALKFLSKADLVSKTFLLKRELFIVLWIIIAIGLVVYLFGKIRFPHDDKKPKISLGRRILGVFGIVFVAYLIQGLIPSEKPKLQLLSGILPPLNVSYFHEEKDGILGLKPYHNYFEAIEVAKKENKPVLIDFTGYGCENCRKMEEFVWSQDDILPILQNDVIIASVYVDDKEELPENEQIKIDMGEGQMKKVKTIGDKWSLFQQVNFNNNSQPHYVLVTPDQKVINSPVSGYMPKEDFKKFLKCGIDYFKNK
- the tilS gene encoding tRNA lysidine(34) synthetase TilS; this encodes MLNQPQQKTYLLAVSGGVDSMVLADLFQVSGFNFQIAHINYHLRNEDSKLDQKLVSNFCDQHQIPFHLYDVSEVDKKPENSIQNWARELRYRFFREIQKKENLDFLVTAHHLNDQLETFIINLSKASGIRGLSGIPKNENGIIRPLLDFSKEEIYDFAKQNQIEFREDQSNQKTDYLRNKIRHNIVTELEKVNPDFLTNFSKSINYINQAKDFIDESVNEKIEVLKINSSKNQIIIDKQKFSEESELIRYEILKRFGFNDENEMQKVLTAQTGSSFFNSEFHLIINRNELIFSDKLEVRSEDLEEVLLEIVDDEIVIPQNIKSEIQEFGTCFWKIDKNKIQIPLKLRKKQEGDLFFPIGMIGKKKISKFFKDEKLSILAKQKIWLLCDTNDQILGVLPLRQDGRFSSENSDSLEVKI
- a CDS encoding flagellar motor protein MotB; protein product: MRLFKILTITAVGLSLASCVSKKQFDALNLNYKQCIEDAGERMRQIQDLKGENSSLKGQNDLLVGQNNALKSSLDACLSNAGKGSANIDKLVGEINASNAYIKQLISGKSKNDSLNLALSNKLKRSLDNVADQDVDVKVLKGVVLISLSDKMLYQVGKYDIQPAAADVLAKVAKVINDYDTYSVLIEGNTDNTPLNSANAPRDNWDLSALRATAVAKVLQNQFGVNPNRITAGGRSEYNPKTTNASVSGRGENRRTEIIIMPKLDEFMKLMDIAPVKK
- a CDS encoding O-methyltransferase, whose amino-acid sequence is MSYFEELDKEMDRYLEETASEEPAILKKLRKETYQKTTQPHMISGYLQGRLLSILSHIIQPKNVLEIGTFTGYAALSMAEGIPKDGKIYTIDKNEDLAYIPQKYFSESDYKDQIEFIIGDAKEEIKKLDKVWDLIFIDADKESYLEYLKLIKPNLRSGSIILIDNVLWYGKVLENNPKDKQTEQIKLVNKIIAEDSDFENLILPLRDGLHLIRKK
- a CDS encoding C40 family peptidase, with protein sequence MNKGICNVSIAPLRADSSDKSEIVSQLLYGESADIIEVKDNWTKIITHYDNYEAWMDTKQISPVSDELITSRKRNLVKEPFQSTMTESGKVLLSMGSEVNFETTAPTRGRDLSESIVNCAKEFLNVPYLWGGKSFFGIDCSGFTQIIYKIHGIKIPRDTYQQAELGEALTFIEEAKPGDLAFFENSEGRIIHVGFILADQKIIHAHGKVRIDSLDSTGIFNKDQNKHTHKLRFIRSYF
- a CDS encoding TonB-dependent receptor plug domain-containing protein; protein product: MANATEIQEVVFQKKGIRKTNDLTSVEISVKEAREVASLGGGVEGLLKSLPSVNSNSELSSQIMVRGGNYDENLIYINDVELYRPFLTRNSLQEGMSIINPDMVGMINFSAGGFEPRYGDKMSSALNIYYRQPEKFELSGEASLIGGRLTTGFASKDKKFTGLVSARYRNTNLVLNTLNEDTDFNPRYMDLQTYLNYQFNEKWSLSFLGYYAKNDYQMVPKQKEVDFGSLLQPLKLTVFYNGQEDDQYKNMMGTVSVNFKPSKKWQFSLDNFAYQNREREYYSLASGYILEAFDEEGNPVAGYDAGGQIDHARNDLLVRVVGSQFRTKFSPDVNTDIEVGAKFERETIKDFTNEWQFVDSIGYSNPRDFVIPGNLDTSDLNLKYYIAGQNNITPTRISAYAQFSKKFYWGSNRIFVNGGARVQNWSYNKETLFSPRAQFAIKPNWDMDMLFRVSGGVYYQAPFYKEIKDLTGSFNSDIKAQKSYQIIIANDYEFKIGNNDNRKPFKLTTEAYYKKMENLIPYYLDNVRVRYSGKNNAEGYAYGLDARLFGQFVPGVDSWISASYARVYENIDGNGYIPRPTDQRFRFSMFYQDYMPKFPSMRVNLTLTFASGINSGTPVLFDAAGLPDYLAAYRYQKTLPSYKRVDIGLTKVFIDQKDNKASGNFWGKFKELTLGVQIFNAFNINNTIANQWISDVNSSPQLYYPVPVRLTGRFFNVKLEFKL
- a CDS encoding acetyltransferase; this translates as MIKKICIIGAGGFGREIYYSYSNFFSILEIQKNEIFFMDDNLDKLIKNQTKFPIMSFDEFNSQEYHVIIGVGNPLTRKSIVERLPTDTSYLTLIHENALIMDDENIIGEGGIVTAGSIITTNVMIGKHSQINLNTTIGHDCIIGDYFTTAPGVNISGDCKFGNNVYFGTNATVKNGVEICDNVTIGMGAVVTKNIHQEGVYIGNPLRKLEKII
- the kdsA gene encoding 3-deoxy-8-phosphooctulonate synthase codes for the protein MIQYLDKIHHKDSKNFFLIAGPCAIEDETMALQIAEHIVKLSDKYNIPYIFKGSFRKANRSRVDSFTGIGDEKALKILKKVGETFNIPTTTDIHENGHAALAAEYVDVLQIPAFLVRQTDLLIAAAETGKAVTLKKGQFLSPEAMKFAVQKVKDSGNDKTAIIERGNTFGYSDLVVDFRGIPTMREYSPVILDVTHSLQQPNQNSGVTGGRPELIETIAKAGIAVGADGLFIETHPEPSVAKSDGANMLKLDLLDDLLGKLTRIREAIL